DNA from Gracilinanus agilis isolate LMUSP501 chromosome 3, AgileGrace, whole genome shotgun sequence:
CTCAGGAAAATTAGAGTTTTGGTCTAGAGAGTCTCCAAGGCCCCTCTCCACTCTCCATCTATAATCCAAAGACCCTCACAGCTTCTGCTGCCGAGCAACAGGTACCACGACTGTTCAGCATGCCACACAGAGGTCCAGCAGCAGACCATACCaactcttttattctttattatcataattttcataataattatCATCAGTAAAGTGTATAATAAGAATAGACGGGAATAAAAGAACAAGCAGCCGCCACTGACCCgcaaggtatgtgtgtgtgtgtctgggggGGAcgtgaagggaagggagggacgGAGGACCCCGGCAGGGCCCCCAGGTCCTGGAGAAGGAGGGAGGCTGAAGGAGAGGCCTTTCCCCAGCCCCTTCCCGGCCCCTCCCACACTCTGGTGCTCCCCACTGGCCCTGGCTGTGAGCGGCTTGGCCTTCCCTCCAGATCACAGTCCCATGAGCAGCCCCATGAAGTCCGAGCCGTTCTGGATGGTGAGGGCAGCCCCGGCGCTGTTGTCCACAAAGATGGAGGTGTACTGACCGGCCTAAGGAAGAGCCGCAGACGGCCTGGCATGACGGGGGGCTGATGGGGGCAGCAGCGGGGACAGGAGACACAGAGAATCCAGCCCACTCCCCTGGGGTGTCTTCGCCTTGCAGAAGGGATGGGTGGGACAAGAAGGGGGCCCAGAGGCAATTGGCGGCCCCAAGGTTTGGGGATTCTCTAGGGATGTGTTTCTCTCTCCACCCCTTTCCCTGCTCCCCGATCCTTACCTGAAGCTGTAGAAGCCCCTGGACGTGCACCGTGAAGGTCTTGCTGTTGCTCTCTAGGCCTGCGATCACCTCTAGGGACCTGAAGGCAAAGGCAGCCGAGGGCCGGCGGGTGGGCCTCGGCCACTGGGCTGGGCCGCTTGGTGTTTCTCTGCCCGGGATCTTACTTGAAGCCCTTGCTTGGTCTGGGGCCTGTTCCTCCTCCCAGAGGGCCCGTGCATGTCTCCCCCTCAGAGCCAGAGGAATTCTGACCGTCCGGGAGCTCACATCTCTGGCTGTTGGGCTCACTCTTTGCAATAAGCCACCTTGGGGTGAGCCCTTCACGTCAGCTAGAGCCTCGGCCTTCTCCTCCCAGACTCAGgaattctcccttttcccctcagcCCCCTCAGGGGCCTCTCCTGGCCACTCCTCCCCCCCCTGGTTTCCCAAAGCTTCCTAGAGACACTCCAAATGCTTCCCCAGGAAGAGGTCCCTCCTGTTCCCTGGAAGACTGAGGGGGGCACAACAGGCCAGAAGAAGGGCCCTTGGAAGGAGGAGAGTAAGACTCTTTCATTGGGCAAACAGGGCGATAATGTCTGTAGGTCACCTCCTTCTCAATATTCTGCTTATCAAtgtcctctcttttttcttacacccttcacttccttcttgggatcaatactaagtattggttctaaggcagaagagcagtaagggctaggcaatgggggtcaagtaactcgcccaaggtcacccagctaggaagtatctgaggtcacatttgaacccaggacctcatttctacatctggctctctatccactgagctacccagtcaTCCTCCTTTCAAATATCTTCTCTAATACACAGTCCCTGAAACTGAGCTTGTCATTCCTGTAGCTATCCAACCCAGGGAATAGTACAGGATGCCCCAGCCTTGATCCTAAAAGTTATGCCCCTCAATGTACCCAAGACAACACTTTTTTGGTTGCCCTAACAACTTCTGACATATTCCAAGCTTGCTCCAAAACCCAAtgtcttttttattcctattacTGCCTAGTCCATCTCCACCATCTTGTGCAATTGACAGTTTGAGCCCCAGGTTAGACTTGACATTTATTCCTAATTCCACTGCATCAGAGGCCAAGGCCAAGAGGGGAAATCCCTATAAATCACATTCATTGGCTTGTCTGCCCCAATCAGCCATGAGGTAGGGTAAGAGGAGCCACATggatttccctctccctccaattcCCTTTCCCAAACAACCCAGGAGGGCTTCCCTTTGGGAACCATATAGTAGGTTTTCCTAAAACACAAGATCCCAGGTCTCCTTCTTTGCCAGGTGCTGAGAGCCCCATTCCTGGCTCTGCTGAAACACCTCAATCTGCAGAGTCAAGAAAATGGGGGACCAGAGGAGCCCAGGACCAGCCTGAGGAACGGAATTATGGTTACTTACGTATGACGGTGACATAAGGATTCAATGCAGATCAACACGCGGACGTTGTCTCGGGCCCGCAGCTGGGCTCGGCTTTTCAGCTCACTGTGATCTTAGAGGAAAGCATCAGAGGTGAGCCCGGCCCTGACATCTCCCCTCATCCACTCCGGTGGGTCTCCCAAACGTCCCCCACTCTCCACTGTCCACACCCAGGGATTAGAGATATGGGAGAAAGAACCCTTCACAAACAGCGAACAGTCTCCAGaagagagagctggccttggggtcagggagacctgggttcaaatcccatattCTGTCTGTCACCCAACCCCAAGATGAGTGGCCAATCTGCATTCATGGAGGGGATGTCTACATTAGGAGTTCTCACACAGATGAAGCCACCTCTGACTTGCAGCACTTCCCTAAGGGTTCCCTCCTGCAGGAAGCCAACCTGATCTCTTCCCATCTACTCCATCATTGCTGGTGCCTTGCCCCACACCAAATCCCTTTGCACTTACTTCTGTAGATATGGAACCCTAGACTTAGAGCCAGAAGGGGTCTTGGAAGGTGTCTAGATCAAcccttttattgtattttattttatttatttttaaccccttaccttctatctcagaatcaatactagtatcagtcccaagacagaagagcattaagggctaggcaatgggggttaaatgacttgcccagggtcatttaggaagtgtctaaggccacatttaaacccaggactgtctgtctgcaggcctggctctctatccactgagctacctgccTGCTCCTcaaccctttattttaaaatatgatgtcaAAGAATTGCCCAGAACCTGGAGAGGTCAAGATTTGGCTAGGGTGTAGCCATAGGGATCtatccaaggcagaatttgaattcaggtcttgctgcCCCTAAGTCCCCCACAGTGTCACTCTGGCACATATTAGGGGCTTTCTACATCTACCCCCAACCACcagtcttctctctccatctcccagcCCTCCACCAAGAAAAAACTGCCAACCTTCGATGATCCCCAAActcactttccttcctctttggGAATACAGCGTGATTCCTCCTAGATCTGGACCGCCCTGGTGGGTCCGTCCATCCCCTCCGGATGCCCAGAGGGCCCCCTCGCCGCTCTGCCTTCCCCCCCATCCCACCAGCCCCCTGGATTGACACTCACCGATATGCACGTTGGCTGAGAACTGGTAGATGCCGGACACAGGGGCGGTGAAACGGCCCGTAGAAAGGTTCAGGCCTGACCCCCTCAGGAAGGCCCCCTTGGCCAGAGGCTACGAGAAAGGAAGCCTGAGTTGGTGTTGGATAGAGTCCTGGGAGAACTCTTCAGGCTTCTCCCTACTCCCCCAGGCTAGGGAGCATGGAGGACAGACCAcaaatggggaaaccgaggcacacaAATGGTTCTAGACTACTCGGGAAAATCCAATCTGTCATTTCTCGTGGGAGCCTGAGCAAACACCCTGGGCCTGTCTCCTCGTCTGTAAGGTCACTGGGGTGGGCGAGAGgccctctaaggtttcttctggcCTCCCATCGAGGACCGTAGGCTCGGGGATCCACAAGGGCCCGTTTCCCCACATCTGGCCCCTCAGGGAGCTGCCTGGCCCTCTTCTATGATATCTGAGTCCAGGGCACTCCTGCCTCCTCGTGTCCAGAgcgagaggaagagggggagccAGCCAGAGAGAGAAGGAGCAGCCGGTGCCCTCCAGAGATCACCCTCTCTGATGTCCCCCCTGGAATTCCCATCATCTGTCCAGGCCTAAGAGCTCCCCCTGGAACCCCGGAAGCCTCAGCTCCCAGCCAGTCCCGGGCTGTCTGCCCAAACCCCGCTCTCCCCTGAACCAGCTCTCTGCCCTTGGCCTTAAAAGCAGGCACTTCTATGGGTCAGGGAACCTCCGAGGGCATCTAgcccattttatggaggaggaagaCTGAGACCAGAGACGAAGCAGCCCGGGCCAAGGTCCTAAAAGGCAGGGAAGGACCCGGCCCCGGACCCTCTCCTTCCAAGGTACCAAGGGGGGGCgaggggagggcaggggaggAGAGACTCCCACagccttcctcccacccccagcaTCTCCCTGCTCTGGCAGCTCGGCAGCCTTTGAGTCAGACAGAAAAGGGCTCCCCTCCCGCATTAAAGCAATTACATTAATAGAAGCAGCGACTTAATTCCAAACCACTGGCTGGAGAGGAGGGGAGCTACAGGCACCAGAAAATTATCCCAGATAAACCGTTCCTGTCTCTTCATGCCCCCACCGCTGGCTTCCTCTCTTTGGGGTTttgggctgtgtgtgtgtgtgtgtggctgtgTCTGGGCCTCCAGGCCAGGCTGAGAGCACAGACAAAATCGTGGAAGCTATTTCTAGGAGTGGGGCCTAGACCCCCTTAAGAGAGCTCCCCGGGGCATGGTGCACGGAGGGCCAgccccagagacgggaggtctttgggttcgaatctggccctccgagctgggtgaccctgggcaagtcactgattctaagatggaagctagggttactaaaaaataaaataaaaaggggacagctgggtagctcagtggattgagagccaggcctagagacgggaggtcctaggttcaaatctggcctcagacacttcccagctgtgtgaccctgggcaagtcacttgacccccattgcctacccttaccactcttctgccttggagccaatacacagtatggactccaagatggaaggtaaggtttaaaaaaataaaataaaataaaataaaataaaaagcgcTCCCTGgggacactgagagattaaatgatttctctaGCATCTCAAGGATCGTGTGAGAGgggagacttgaacccagatcctctgactccagggtcAGAGCCCACTCTGCTTGGCGCCAATGCGCCATACTCCTCAATTATTTAATCACTAACGTCTAGAgacggctaggtggctcagtggtcagagagccaggcctagagtcaggaagccttaaacatttcttagttgtgtgaccctgggcaagtcacttagcctctgactgcctgacaaaaggatccactagagaaggaaatggcaaaccactccagtactgtTGCCGAGAAACCCTCCTCGATGGCTCTGGTCCattggatcacaaagaatcagccATGAATCAACAACAACATCTATCAAGCGTCTTGAGGCttgaaaagtactttacatcTGAGCTTCCTAATACTCCTGTGAGATAGGATGTTTGGACATTATTACTCCATTTtgcaggtggggaaactgaggcccggaaaGATTAAATTAATCGCCcggggtcatccagctaggaaagggcagaggcaggattcaaactcaggtcctaaCTGCAGGCCTCTCTGAAGAGGGTATCTCGGGCCTTGGGGCTCTTGCTGGGACATGGGGAGGGCCAGGAGGGTCTCGGACTCACCGCCTGGAAGTTGTGCAGCTCCATCAGGGTCTTCTTGTCAATGACCAGCTGGGCTTTGAGCTTGCAATGGAAAGCTTCTTCCACCCGCCTATAGGGGGCCATCATAGAGTCCAGGGGCCGCTGGCTAGGCTGGGCCAAGGCCGCCACGGCTGCCCGGCGCTCCGTGGCCTCTGTGGGGGACACTGGTCATAGAGACCCCAGATTCACCCTGGCTCTCCTCCTCCGTGACTCCCAGAGGCCTCCAGTGTCTTCTCACTAGCTCCCTCC
Protein-coding regions in this window:
- the C1QTNF12 gene encoding adipolin gives rise to the protein MRLWVWAVTLGLLWQHLALLRGISAKRERKKPKEMSQYTEPFNATVSNSEELPGHPKSPEAPGPELTDAHKTWLNFVRRPDDGTPRKKCRGKDKRLRGLVGPPGPPGPPGPPGPPGAEVTQEALLQEFKDMLKEATERRAAVAALAQPSQRPLDSMMAPYRRVEEAFHCKLKAQLVIDKKTLMELHNFQAPLAKGAFLRGSGLNLSTGRFTAPVSGIYQFSANVHIDHSELKSRAQLRARDNVRVLICIESLCHRHTSLEVIAGLESNSKTFTVHVQGLLQLQAGQYTSIFVDNSAGAALTIQNGSDFMGLLMGL